CGTCCAATGGCAACACAGATTCGAATTCGACCTGGCTAACACAGGGCAGATCTCTTTTCGACCAACAGCATCTACAACTTCGTCTTCAAggtcctcttcatcggctCCCAGGGCTACATCATCTACCTCATGACCAACGCCTACAAGCCCACCAACGATGTCAACGTCGATACCTTCCGAGTGCAGTACCTCCTCGGCGGTGccgccatcctcgccgtcgcctTCCCCTACTATTACACGCCCGCTGAGATCATGTGGGCCTTTTCCATCTGGCTCGAGTCCGTGGCCATCCTCCCACAGCTGTTTATGTTGCAGCGCACTGGCGAGGCAGAAACCATCACGACTCACTACCTCTTTGCCCTCGGACTCTACCGCGCCCTCTACATCCCCAACTGGATCTACCGTTACATCGCAGAGCCCAACCATAAGGTGGATTGGATTGCCATTGTCGCTGGTCTGATCCAGACGGTTCTCTACAGCGACTTTttctacatctactacaacAAGGttctcaagggcaagaagtTCAAGCTGCCCGTCTAAGGGACAAAACGGCTTTTGCTGCGTACTTTATAAAAAGGGAGGTGACAGTGCTGTTTTGCGACAGGGTTTGGGATAGGCCGCCAATCCACTGGCTGCTCAAGGCAATGAAAACTTCACGGCAGATGGCTGTGACGACTTATTAGTCACCGCAAACAACAAGGGAGCTCTCCGGCTACGATAATGCACGGGGTGAAACTAGTTTAAAGGTGGGAGAATGATTGCATCGGCGGCGTTTGATGGTATGCTCGGTTTGAGGCAGTAAGGGAAAGGGCGTCATCTCTTAATATGAGGATTTCGTGAGTTTGGGCCATGTACGTTGTGGACGAAAAAATTAGAGGGCAATCAATTGAATGTGTTTGAATCTGGATTGGGGGGGCAGGGTATGAGCTATGTGATGAACGCGGGTATGCGCATCCAGTATTGAGTAGAGCCCCAATAAAGGGCGAGGGCACATTCAAAAAGAATTcaatttatttaaataagtATCTCAAACCCAGAATGTATCAAATATATggctacctacctagtagtagaATGCTGCAAAAAGTACATTTTGATGAGGCGCTTTGAGTTTCGCAGCTCAGATCAGAGGTCATGCCCATCACGTGATAgtcattcatcatcaacctcgCCATCTTTCAAGCGTCAACTTTCACGCTCTTAACCCCAGCACATTCACTCCCCTCCCCGCGTCATCTAAACCCGGGATTCGACTTCACAATGGACAGCGACGCGCCGGAAAACGTCGAGAAGCAGATTGCCCCCGAAAACGGGCCCAGCGACGCCGTGCCCGATCCCATAGCGCCCGCTGGCCAGGATCTGAGCAAACTGCCCACGCGAAAGGACGTTTCCCTGCGAGAGTTTCTCAATAAGATTGATGATTATGCCCCCATCGTACGTCTCTCTTCTGTCGCACGTATTGAGATCGATTGCTTCTAGATGGATTGTGTGTGTTGCTGACCTCTGTTTCTGCTCATCATAGATTCCGGATGCAGTGACGCACTACTACATGACCAAAGCTggtcttcctcctcctccccagACAGATCCTCGTCTCGCCCGTCTTCTCGCGCTCGCCACGCAAAAGTTCATTGCCGACGTCGCGGCCGACGCGTATCAGTACAGCCGCATCCGCGCGTCCAGCAACACAAACAACCCCATGGGCACTCTCGGCGCCGCAGCTGGATTCCCGATCCCTGGCCAGCAGTCCGGCCAGCCGGGCACCAAGGATCAGGGCAAAGGCGGACCCTTGGGTATCCAGCGACCGGGTTTTGGAGGTGGTGGCCAGGGAGGAAGCCAGAACAGGACGGTGTTGACGATGGAGGATCTGGGAATGGCGGTTGGCGAGTATGGCGTCAATGTCAAGAGAAGCGAGTTTTACCGATGAATGGAGGGATACATGGGGTATAAATGATTGCGGCTTAAAGATTATATCGACAATGTTTTTACATATGGCGTTGGAgggatgatggcgttggaaACGGGTTTATCCAGGGAAGGCCTACTGGGTCTTAAGTTTCGTTGGTCCAACACAATACGAACTgctttatttccttttttcttcttatttcaATTGTGTGCTGTGCCAATGATTCAAAGCATGCAATAAGTCGTGGCATTACGGCGTTGATACAAGTAATTGTACATGTTcatcctctcttccccaTTCTCTCTGTTCCCCGTCTATTTCCTGTCCCAAATATTCGGTTTCCGTGTGCTATGCCTCCAAATTAGCCATCTATGCATAACCACCAAAAACAAGCATGGCAATCCAAGTTACTCACGGCGCAAATTCTCCCAGCTTGTGTCCCACCATGTCCTCTGTAATCGTCACCTGGTGGTAATCTTTGCCATTGTGAATCTCAAAGTTGAGGCCGACAAAGTTTGGCAGGATGGTCGCTGAGCGAGCCTGTGTTCGGACGGGAGGGACTTTATCGTTGGGTCCCTTGgggaagacgatggaaaGGCTGTAGAAATAACAGGATGCGTGAGTGAGTGTTTCTCGATGTTTGGAGGGGCGGTTCTTACGGGACGAGGTTTGGCCCTGTGAGAAACTGGAGTTAGCGATTGTTTAAGTCATTTGGATATTTGGGGAGATTAAAAGTTACCTTTCCAAACAGAGCGCTTGAGAAGCGCTCGAGTGGGCAGCATTTTGGCTGTATTGCGATCTGGGATATCCAGCTGGATGGCtattggtggtgatgatctAGAAATCTTCAAGAGCAATCGGATCACGTGATGGGAAGTGGTGACATGTGCTGGGTCCACACATCGATTTTGGTGTGGAATCTCAGCGCTTTATTAGCGGCTCCAGGTATGAATATCTGCACTAACTTGCTCTCATCCAACTGCCTATGCCAACCAAGAGAAATGTTGTCCATCATCTCAGCTCTTTAACACAGTCGCATGCTCATATCCTTAATCAACTCAGACGCAAATTCTGGGGCTTCGCAGATCAGATCTTGAAAACCTTCGCCCTTGCACAATTCTTCTACAGTGCAGGCACAGAAATCCTTCAACAGAGTACGCAGCTTGTCGCTCTCCAGCGTGTTCTGGAACGTGTATCTCACCAGGCCAACAACGTCTCCCATGCGCTCTGGATAGAGTACGAATTCCTTCAAGGTGGCCCAGAGTTTATGCGCACAGAGATCACACAGCTCTTTGATATCGTATTTATCCGCCAGGACATACAGCTGAGCGTGAGAGAGGAAGACTCCGCTGTAATCTTCACAGCTCTCAGTGTTCTTGCGAGGCGTGAAAGGCGTAGTTGGAGATTCATATGCGGAATTGTTGTTGAATTTCTCGACCagtgttttctttttcggcGTGCTGCCGCCTCGGCATCGCGGACAAGTAGAAAATTGATACGTACCACAATAATTGTGACAGCGGAGGGTGGAAAAACTGGTAGTACAAATACCGCAGGATATGGTGGTTGATGAAGTCGCATCCCGCCCACAATGCACGAAGGGACCTGTTACTATGGTAGAAGTGAATGCAGCGAGGCATTTGGTGACAGGCTCTGCCTTGCTAGGCGTTGCATTTTTCACATCCTTTTTAGAAAATGCAATTTGAGAAGCATCCAAAAGGATCTCCGGTTCTTCAGGCTTGTAATCTCCCGTGTAAGCCCATTCGCCAAAGCGGAGAAAGGTTTTCTCATCGATGTCCTCCCAACAAACAGAATGCTCTTTCGACTCTTTCATGCCCCCATTCAAGAGTTTGTCAAGTGTCTTGGAAAGTCTTGTTATCGCAGCCTCATGCATTAAGAATTGCTTCTTCTTAGGCCCGACGACGAATTTGAATGGCTTCGAAGCCAGAATGCTAATCCCAGAGTCAACATTAAACGCAACCATCATGTTAGGCAATCCCGTTTACCAACCTCTCATATTTGTTATCCATGCTTCTTGGCGGTTACGAAGCTTGTGGGCGAGTGGGTACGATGGGTTGATACCATATCATGCAAATGGTAGGCCTATGCAGATGTTTAGAGGTCTGAGAGTCGGCATCATAATTCTGCGGCATGTGGCCGCTATTTATGCTTCAAGGTATTCTACTGTGAAGCCAACATGAAAGGAATAACGTATCAAACCATTCGCTACTTAATGTCGCCAGGTAATTTGCAGCTGTGGAAGGCCTACAGTCACCGGTTGGATGAGTGAATGCAGGCCTCCGAATACAATCACAAGCATGGCAGGACATGACGCGTTAATTAATGATTTGACCAGAAAATTATATTTCTCTCCATTATGGATATCTGCAGTAGTATTGCAACAATAACGATGCACTTTACTCTAATGGAATCTGGATCAATCGTCATTGTCGGCCTCCCACCTTGGTGAAGTGGGGGACCGGTCGCTCTGATAGGAACATCGAGACTTTGATGCATAGACAACCAATTAACCCCTGCAGCGCATTTGTTTACCTTCTTGGCTCATTCATTAAATACCTCCATCCATGATTACTGTGGCCACTCTTTCCTGTGGGCcaatttatttaatatttacctTCTCACGGTCCGATGAAAGAGACAAGTAAATCCAGGCAGCGGAGATTGGACCGCCTATCATAGTTGAATAAGGCCATGACATCTATGGAGGGGCTTCGAACCAATGATTCAATCCATTTTTTAATTTACGAGATAGGCAAAATAGTTCAATATGAGCTATCTTATCATCCCATATCTACTTCAAGTCACCCTTACTCATGGAACTCGTGTACTTTGCTCCGAATCTCATCGTCGTGGTGTAGGGTAGCTGTGCATCATGTGTAAGTTTCGGTAGTGTTGTCAATGGAACAGCATTAGGAAAAAAGGTAGTAAAATAGGATCTTGAGTTACATTGCAGTAAACACCAATTGAATTCATTTAATTTACATCTATATGGTTCTATTGAATTCGGCAGAATATTGCGGTGTAGCTTTCCAGTTGATTCCTATGCCCTGGTGTATCGAAACCATCAATCAAGGCCCGCCAATCTCAAACCTATAGACTTGAAGAAAATTGGTGTTGAGCCTTAAATATTTATCTACATCCATCTCTTAGTCCCGTTATGGCTGAGAAACGAGCCTCCATGCCCCGTCTCTAATGACGAGCGAGCAACagccgccaaagagctcTCCGCAGCAGTAACTGGGTCCATCGCCTTAAAGCCTGGCGCATAATCGTTAAATTTGGCCATGATTGCCTGTAAACGCAATGAGTCATCGCTTGATACTATGATGAGTTAGCAGGTTGTCAAATCATTTGGCTGCTCGAGATTGAATCGTACAAGTGGCATCACCCTCTGCGGTGTCGACGAGACCAGGACATATGGTAAAGAACAAGAGCCCTTCATCTTGATAGGCCGCGTTGAATTTTGCAAACATGGTGGTCAAAGCGGCTTTGCTGACGGCGTAGGGAGCGGCGTTGGCGAGTCTGAGGCTGTTTATAAATTCTGGGATTAATTTAGCACATACTCAACTCTCCTTTGCATCGCCGAAAGTCTTGTGCGATAATATAATTGGCAGACTTACCGATATCTCCCATACCACTCGATATTCCtacaatcttcttcaatttGCCTTCTCGGACCAGTGGAAGGAAAGCATAGATGGTTTTGAGGACGCCCACAACATTAATCTCGAAGCTCTGCTGCGCATCTTTCAAGACGGCTGGCACGTCATGTTCGCTGGTTACAATGGCATTAGCAATTAAATCCGGAAGATTATATCGTCCATTGTATGCCTTACAAGTCCTTGAAGTTTTTCAATTCCGTGGCTTTGCTCACGTACGCGGCATTGTTAATCAGGACATCCAATCCTGCGTCTCCAAGGAAGCGCTTTGtttcctctgcagcctctttCAAGGCTTTGTCATCGGTGATGTCTGCGGCTACAATGTGTACGTTGGATACGTTGTCGGTGCTTAGGCGCGCTCGAGTAGCGGCTGCGTCTCGAACAAGTCCAATAACTTTGTTGAGGGGATCTGATGCCAGAACCTTAATCATGCCATACTGTCAAATTCGAGTTAGCATTGCGACTGATGCATTAGCCGAGCAACATACACCAAGTCCTCTGCTTGCGCCAGTTACAAGGTAGCTAGGCATATTGGCTGAATTGAATGATACCTATTTGATGTATTGCGCTGGTTAGGGAATGCAGGACACGACCAACCCATCGATCAGACGCAACAGTTCCCAAATATATATGCATCGTCTTCACCGTGGGACCCCTAGGCTGCATTCAATGGAACGGAATTACTGGATGCCAAATGAATTAATAATTTTGTTCAATGACaaatgagagagatgctTCACAGCGATAGAGCTGCAAATGCGTATATTTCTTGGCGAGTTCGGAATTCCGAGTACGGACAACTCCGACCATAAGACCACTTACTGATGTCCATGAATTAATGAGATTATAATGAATATGATCCCATTTATGAAGTATAATAAGGAACTGTTCTAAAGACGTTATCGTATGAACAGAGAGCATTCAGGTATCCAGCAAAATACGTGAAAGTGTTAATGGACTGGTGGCAGACAACGCGGTCTATTGCTTCACATTACAGTGTCATACTCTAGACACACAACTTTTTCTCAATTAAAATCCATCTGGCTGTATAAAACTTTTACACTCTAACCAACATCTCTTATAACTTTACATATCTTTCAGCGTAGATCCTAGAATAGAGGTTACAAAGTCGCTGCCAAAAGTACTGGCCGGCGTCTGAAATCCTCCCTTAGCCTTTCCATCCAAAACCCTTCTCGCAGCCTCAATACAAGCCACAGACGTAAAATCGTATCCATTGGGCGTGTGAAGAACGGCCCTCTTGATGGccccatcatctcccttaGCAACCACAGCAGCATGATATCGATTTTCTTTCCTCTGCTCCGCCGTTGGGCCATCTGGCAGAGCTGCTAAATCCCCCGTCGGAAAAGCACCGCCAGACACATGAACAAAGGTCTTGATGTTGGGGGTATTGGTAGACTTCCATATAGTGAGCAGGTCTGGAAGCGTCACTGGAAAGCAGCTGACGGAGCCCTTCccatcgtcaaagtcaaattCAGCCGAATCTTGGACATTCTGCTCGATCAATTGACCATTTTGTCTCTGTAAGCACTCAGCTGTTACGCCTTCCGCTGTGCTGATTGCTGAACCTCGCGAAATTGTTCCGGCGACGAACAGGGCAACATCAATGCTGGTCACCTTGTTAATACTTTTGATAGCATGTCCAGCTAAGCAGCCAAGCATTGCCACGCTGCCGCCACACCCTGGCAAAAGCATAACATTTGCGGCTCTTGCTTCGTCGTTCTTCTGTTCCGCCAATTGGTAGCTAACGAGTTCAGCAGATACGTCGAGATAGTGTACTCCAGATCTTATGCAAGCATCCATCAGAGGCTCGGCGGTACGTGCAAACGGCCCGGCACAACTTAGTAGCACACGAATGCCTCGTAAACCATCGTCTATGGCTTGACGATCATTGACGTCGAATGTGCGATATGCAAACCCAAGCGAATCAGCGAGTTGCTTAACGCGGtcgctgcttcttccagctACCACAGGATTGAGACCGATGCTTTTCGAGTATTCGCTTGCTAGGCGGCCGGTGTAACCCGTGGCTCCGTAGATCATGAAGTCGGCCATCGTTTTGAGGTGTCTGGCTGCAGTTATGTTTGCGTTGAGAAGTGCTGGTAAGTGGCTTTGAAGCAGAGTTGGGTTCTTAGACTAGGATTGCTCCAA
The sequence above is drawn from the Trichoderma breve strain T069 chromosome 5, whole genome shotgun sequence genome and encodes:
- a CDS encoding ER lumen protein retaining receptor domain-containing protein, translated to MVLNVFRIAADFSHLASILILLHKMVQLKSCSGISFKSQGLYLLVYLTRYLDLFSTNSIYNFVFKVLFIGSQGYIIYLMTNAYKPTNDVNVDTFRVQYLLGGAAILAVAFPYYYTPAEIMWAFSIWLESVAILPQLFMLQRTGEAETITTHYLFALGLYRALYIPNWIYRYIAEPNHKVDWIAIVAGLIQTVLYSDFFYIYYNKVLKGKKFKLPV
- a CDS encoding transcription initiation factor TFIID 23-30kDa subunit domain-containing protein, yielding MDSDAPENVEKQIAPENGPSDAVPDPIAPAGQDLSKLPTRKDVSLREFLNKIDDYAPIIPDAVTHYYMTKAGLPPPPQTDPRLARLLALATQKFIADVAADAYQYSRIRASSNTNNPMGTLGAAAGFPIPGQQSGQPGTKDQGKGGPLGIQRPGFGGGGQGGSQNRTVLTMEDLGMAVGEYGVNVKRSEFYR
- a CDS encoding ribosomal protein s19 domain-containing protein, with product MLPTRALLKRSVWKGPNLVPLSIVFPKGPNDKVPPVRTQARSATILPNFVGLNFEIHNGKDYHQVTITEDMVGHKLGEFAP
- a CDS encoding short chain dehydrogenase domain-containing protein; this translates as MPSYLVTGASRGLGYGMIKVLASDPLNKVIGLVRDAAATRARLSTDNVSNVHIVAADITDDKALKEAAEETKRFLGDAGLDVLINNAAYVSKATELKNFKDFEHDVPAVLKDAQQSFEINVVGVLKTIYAFLPLVREGKLKKIVGISSGMGDIEFINSLRLANAAPYAVSKAALTTMFAKFNAAYQDEGLLFFTICPGLVDTAEVSSDDSLRLQAIMAKFNDYAPGFKAMDPVTAAESSLAAVARSSLETGHGGSFLSHNGTKRWM
- a CDS encoding saccharopine dehydrogenase NADP binding domain-containing protein; the encoded protein is MADFMIYGATGYTGRLASEYSKSIGLNPVVAGRSSDRVKQLADSLGFAYRTFDVNDRQAIDDGLRGIRVLLSCAGPFARTAEPLMDACIRSGVHYLDVSAELVSYQLAEQKNDEARAANVMLLPGCGGSVAMLGCLAGHAIKSINKVTSIDVALFVAGTISRGSAISTAEGVTAECLQRQNGQLIEQNVQDSAEFDFDDGKGSVSCFPVTLPDLLTIWKSTNTPNIKTFVHVSGGAFPTGDLAALPDGPTAEQRKENRYHAAVVAKGDDGAIKRAVLHTPNGYDFTSVACIEAARRVLDGKAKGGFQTPASTFGSDFVTSILGSTLKDM